cattaattaatatttatctTGCCATGGGGAAAATTTCAGTGAAAGGCTAGGATTGTTTGGGGATGAGTTCTCCAAACTATTTAAGCACACCTTTGGACAAGGAGTGACAGGAATGGCTTTCCACTAGGAAAGGCagggttaggtgggatattgggaatgaggaattgctggctgggagggtgggcaggccctggcccagggtgcccagagcagctgtggctgcccctggatccctggcagtgtcccaggccaggctggatggggctgggagcagcctgggacagtgggagctgtccctgcccacggcaggggtGGGAATGGATGGGTTTTAAGGTTCCTTAGCACCCAAAcaatcctgggattctgtgactaTGATAAAATGGACTCCACAGTgaatttccatcccaaaccctctACTATTTTTTGAATCCCTCCCATCATTGTGAAGCAGATGAAACGGAGACAGTGGGAAAAACACAAGTGAGGAGCAGAGGACTGAGTCTACTCCAGAGGCAGAAGAAAGCTGCAGGCTGTTAGTACAGTGAAGATGAAGAAGACCTGAGATCCAAGGGCAAACAGTACTATTTTCCATGAGGGAGGAGACAGGAGTGTTTACCTTTACGATGGCAAACCCCAGGATTACAAGCATGGCATAGCTGATAACGCTCTGCAGCCCAGACTCCAgttcctgtgcacagccctgccatgaAAGACAGAGGTAAAAACATGTTAAAAGGTGTTCATCCAGCAGGAAGTTTTTATTAttccccccagctctcccaaggcagcagggcctggtAAGGCCTGTCTAATCCACACTGTAGGTCTGAGGAACTCCATTCTTGTCTTCCAGACCTGGTGGCTTATTTCCTCCTGTGTGAGGAGAGGCACTGACAACCTGCAATTTACTGACATTGCTGCGTCTGAATTTCCTCTGGCTCTGGTCATTTAAACCAGACCCCAAAACTCGGGGCCAGAATGGCCATCAATATGATCTATGAAAGTCAGCTTAGGGCTTTGTGCCCTAGACTGGAGAACGCGGTATGGCGTCTGGAATGACAAagtgtttgggttggaagggactttacAAGATCATTCAGGCTccccctaccatgggcagggacagttcccactgtcccaggctgctcccagccccatccagcctggccttgggcactgccagggatccaggggcagccacagctgctctgggcaccctgggccagggcctccCTATCCTCATATCTGATCTGCACTGATCTTCTAGCTTAAAACCATTACCCTTTGTCCTGTTGCAACAGGCCCTGCTAAAATATTTGACCTCATCTTCCTTATAGGGCAACCTctgggccctggcaggggctctgaggtgtccctggagcttctcttgTGCAGgtgaacagccccagctgtgacaggggttccagggcagagcACTGTCATCCTCCAGATTCAGTGTGGTCAATCCCAGATGAGTTGTTTCCCTGACCCAGATGTGTTTAAGCAACTACACCTATATCCCTGAACTGTGCCTGGCATGCTTCTCTCCACAGTTCCACCTGGCTGAAAATGAACacagcccaggtgtgaccccGAGCCCCTCATCCTCACCCGTGTGTTGAGTTCCTGCAGCTGATCCAGGTGCCCGGTGCAGTTCTTGGCCtcttgctggcagcagctctgaggaacACTGTTGTTCCCAGTGGAATTAAACCACTGGGTGGTGGTCCAGTCGCTGTAGTTCTTAACCCCGCAGCAGTGAAGCTATCAAACacaggacagtgacacagcagtTACTGTTACATAGCATTATACATATGTATTACTAGttacattatatatatgtaatatatgttGATATATATGAATGCTCGTGGTGAGTTAAACTTCTCTTAGGCATAGCCAGAGCTGCCAGTAGCTTGCAGCAGATTTACAAGCAGCGGTGCTTCAGGAAATCAATCACAGATGTAATAAATCAATCTCCATACACTATCATGTCCCTCTTAGTTTATTCTTTGTGAAAGCTCCAACAGGAAGGTGACAAGTTGAAGGGCAGAGTCTTCCATCATCTCACTATTTTATGGTGGggtgctctcagcagcagctatTCCCATGCACTTATTTGCCGTGATGCAAGTGTCATTCACATCAgccacatccctgcctgcatgAATGTCACACCCACAGCCTGGACACACCAGCTCTGCAAAGCGAGGCGCACCCTCAGCTGCCTTGGAGAATTGGATGCTAAACACAGAGCCAAGCTCCAGGATACTGCCCCACTCATCCTCTCCCCACCTTTCCCAGCCTAAATTCCTTGTTTAGGACCCAAACATTGCTTTCCAAACAATGCTTAAGTATTTTCTTACCTGTTCTTGCAAGTAATCCACAACCCTAGACTCTGGGTTTTGGCCATCATACTTCTCAAAGACAGAGCGCATTGTACCTTGCACATCAGTTTTTACCTGTTTAGACAGAAAAACAATGCAGATGATTTTAATGTGAGAGCTGAACATTTCATCTGGTGGAAACTGCAAAAGATCTGTATCTCAAATAAGTCAAGggggaaaataagaaataagaaaaatcaaGCAATGTTTTAGACAAAATTCAGGTGGCCCTTAGTCAGAATCATGTTCCTGGGTAGAAGCTTGCTGCCCTTGATGGAAAAGCCCTCCTTTGAGAGCATCAACAACTGTTTGATCCAACTCAGAGACTGTTGTAATATCTGCCAGGTACTTTATATATTCACTATGTTCCCAGAAAAgacatccccattcccatttgcTCTGCAGGTTGCAGGACAGGGgatggagtaaaaaaaaaacaaacaacccagaTAAATTGGAATGATTAAACAATGTGAGATCTGTTCTTTACTTTTATGTTGGGACAGAGATGCTAAAAATTCTTAGTTTACCTTTTCTCTGTAAACAAATCCCAAGACAAAAGCGGACACTTCTGCAATGAAGATAACCAGGATAATGGccaagaactgaaaataaaaaagagacaGTAAGAGAAAATCCCACAGTGCTTGAATTCAACTGCACAATACACTTCACATTACTTTACAGCAGCGATTGTTATCTCTTATTGTCTCTCCAATCAAAATAGTTACCAGAATATAATTTAGAATagaagaagctgtggctgcctcacccctggaattgttcaaggccaggttggacagggtttggagcaacctggttgCATTGATTGGtctagtggaagctgtccctgcctatggaaaaggggttggaactggatgagctttaaggtgcTGTCCAAGCCAAACGTTTTGGGGATTGCTGTGCGTGGCTGGGACGATGACTGTGGCTCCACAGGCTCTGTGCCTGATCCTGAGCACTGCCACAGTGTGACCTGTGTGAAGAGCCTGTGGAACACTTCACAAGGCGGATTTCAAAGGGGAGAGCACACAGATAAACCAGCAGCCAAGTCAGGTACATCGTGCGCTCCCTGTTGGGCTCACATTGCCTTCAGGGCATGAAGCTACTCTAAGTGAACctttctggatttttaaaagtaattctgCGAGCAGTCAAGGCACGAGGATTAAAGCCTGCAGAAAGACTGATACACATCTGGTTTACTCGCTTGCTTAGAAACTCGTATTTCCTCCTGTTCCTTCACCACCTCACTCCTCCAAACTTGCTGCTCCCGCACTCATCTCCCCTGCGCCAGCTGGGGCGGACCGGAGCATCCCAGCTGTAGGTGACTCGCACAACCCATCAGTGCTTCAGCAGCGCTACCGCCAGGACCTTTCCCTGCGTTCCGCTCCCTCCCGTGCCGGCGGGAGGCAGGCGACACCCGCGGCGACACTCACCAGCCCCAGGCCGACGCGGGACTCGCGGAAGGTGGCGCAGCAGCCGATCAGCCCGATGATGAACATCACCACGGCCACGCAGATGATGATCACGGCCGGCAGCAGGGCGTACTTGTCCTGCAGAAAGTTGTCGTAGCTCTTGTAGGTGTTGATGACGTACGCCCCGACATAGCTGAGGCCTGCTGCTGCCGCCTGAAATGCAACAAGGGAAAGTGATTAGCAGCTGCTTATTAAGCCTCTGACCTGGAAACGAATCATGGATTGTTTTCTAATAGAGATTTTGGAAATAATGGCTACAGTGTGCAAAGAACTAGATGGAAAAAACCGGTGAATCTGAAACTATTACTTGAGGCATTCAAACTTGAACACAGAGAAGACAAAATTCACTGTATTACTCCACTCCCTTGATAATAAGGCACCACAGGAGCTGAGGTGAAAGATGTCTGTAGATGTCTGTAGACTTGCATCAATGTCTTGCAGAATGCCAAGCTCACACTACATCCCACCCAAGGCTGCATTAACGAGAATCAGATCACCAcatggttggtttttttggtttttgtggtggttttaaaattttttaaaattattttttgagaaaaactCATCCTTTCCATTCTCATTAACCACTAAGGCAGGCCCAAATGTACCTAGTCTCAGCAAAACAgtccctccttttcctgcaggaaacagATTTCTGCAGCCTTTAAAATAATCTCTCTCCCAGAAGGATGTTTTGCTGATTGAGGCCAAGGTAGAGTGCATCAGTGGCAGCTGCCCTGGAGACCAAAGACTTGTACCCCCTGGACTGGGTATAGCCCTGGAAACAACACCAAAAGGCTCAGCCATGGCACTGATGGCACAAAAAAATTCTCTCAAGAGCAAGAGAATTCTCTCATCCACTCTCTGTAATCCTGCAGCACAAGGAAAGCAGCACCCCCCGTATTCACATTCTGGAAACTTGAGGGAAACCAGACAGATTGTTTTCAACAGGTCACAGCAGGATTTCGTCACGCAGCCTTGGAGCAGTTCATTACCTCCCCAGCACTGTACGTTTTAATTAATCAAACACTCCTCatgctggagctgggactggCTAATTCCTTGACCTTGTTTGGCTCTTTCCCCTCCAGCCAGGTCTGCTGCCTGCCCTTCAATTACCTCCAAGTGCAGGAGCATCCTTTGTTTCAGGCAGCTCCCATCCCACAATCCTGCATTCCTGGATGCTGTCTGTACCCCAGAATTACTGGGTCAGATGCACCAAGTGATGAAGCCAGACATTTAGTACAGGACCTGCAAGGTCCcgctgccctggggctcagaTACAGCAGGTCCTCTGCAAAGtgggatatcaggaaaaggaatGGGATTACCAATTTTcaggttgtttttcttctctgtatgCACTGGGTTTTCAAATGTGCTGATGATGAAAGTGGTTGTTAAagcttcctttcatttttcctctctttgagGGAAATCTCTTTCCTATTTCCCTGTCTACAGGTGTAGGGTGACAATGACTTTTTCCTGTCACCCCTTTTTAGGGATGCAGGGAAAGGATGAGACCACTTTATCTCAAAGGGCACTACTGCCTTCTCACTTCACCACAGGAGTG
This genomic window from Zonotrichia leucophrys gambelii isolate GWCS_2022_RI chromosome Z, RI_Zleu_2.0, whole genome shotgun sequence contains:
- the LOC135460061 gene encoding tetraspanin-36-like, producing MDCGVITSKTVLLLLSLAFWAAAAGLSYVGAYVINTYKSYDNFLQDKYALLPAVIIICVAVVMFIIGLIGCCATFRESRVGLGLFLAIILVIFIAEVSAFVLGFVYREKVKTDVQGTMRSVFEKYDGQNPESRVVDYLQEQLHCCGVKNYSDWTTTQWFNSTGNNSVPQSCCQQEAKNCTGHLDQLQELNTRGCAQELESGLQSVISYAMLVILGFAIVKFFGMLSVCVLTCKKEESGYQPLYSGVFA